From Flavipsychrobacter sp., a single genomic window includes:
- a CDS encoding PorP/SprF family type IX secretion system membrane protein, whose protein sequence is MRKSVIILSTIVTLFLGVSSNAQDIHFSQFYELSILRNPSLTGLFTDDYKVGVVYRNQWSSISRPFTTAVANVESHLPIGKDFASFGLLAYYDKAGSIDLQTLGIYPAINYNKYLEDDNNSYLSVGFTGGYLQRSFNPSKATFDNQYQNGYYSPDNPNGETLPNPKLSQWDLGAGVSFSSTVGEEDNINYIVGVAAYHITQPNSSFYKDPNIKTDTRWNASASMSVKASESFNYQVHINYMRQGNYNEAIAGGLLGWNLKNYNGDLVFGIYAGAFYRVLDAVVPVVKLKYKSYNIGMSYDMNLSSLQAASNLQGGYEITLVKTGLLNNPNLQRSRTICPHNFW, encoded by the coding sequence ATGAGAAAGTCAGTTATCATATTATCAACAATAGTGACATTGTTTTTAGGAGTATCTTCTAACGCACAGGATATTCACTTTTCTCAATTTTATGAGTTGTCAATTTTAAGAAATCCATCATTGACAGGCTTGTTTACTGATGATTACAAGGTAGGAGTAGTTTATCGTAATCAATGGAGTAGCATCAGTAGACCATTTACTACAGCTGTTGCTAATGTGGAATCGCATCTTCCAATAGGCAAGGATTTCGCTAGTTTTGGATTGTTGGCATATTATGATAAAGCAGGCAGTATTGATTTGCAGACATTGGGTATATACCCTGCTATTAACTATAATAAGTACTTAGAAGATGATAATAACTCTTACTTATCTGTAGGTTTTACAGGAGGATATTTACAACGAAGTTTTAATCCTTCCAAAGCTACCTTTGATAATCAATATCAAAATGGGTATTATAGCCCGGATAATCCCAATGGAGAAACGTTACCTAATCCTAAATTAAGTCAATGGGATTTGGGTGCAGGTGTGAGTTTTAGTAGCACCGTAGGAGAAGAGGATAATATTAATTATATAGTAGGAGTTGCAGCTTATCATATTACTCAACCCAATAGCTCTTTTTATAAAGACCCTAATATTAAGACTGATACAAGATGGAATGCCAGTGCAAGCATGAGCGTGAAGGCTAGTGAATCTTTTAATTATCAAGTTCATATAAATTATATGAGGCAGGGTAACTATAACGAAGCGATAGCAGGTGGGCTTTTAGGTTGGAATTTAAAAAACTATAATGGAGATCTAGTATTTGGTATTTATGCTGGAGCTTTTTATAGAGTTTTAGATGCTGTAGTACCTGTAGTAAAATTAAAGTACAAGAGTTATAACATAGGTATGAGTTACGATATGAACTTGTCCTCTCTACAGGCAGCTAGCAATTTACAAGGAGGATATGAAATTACATTAGTAAAAACTGGGTTGCTAAATAATCCTAATCTGCAAAGAAGTAGAACAATATGCCCTCATAATTTTTGGTAA